A genomic window from Nosocomiicoccus massiliensis includes:
- a CDS encoding tetratricopeptide repeat protein, which yields MKSKIISLRNDGRVYYRQAMKKKHHGSYRDALNLMERALNESKEREYVSEYAYILTLLGEYDRAEQFIMTEFAASNFDTTYYYELSEMNVLIEDANKGLLFGILYAELHKDDDYYDDLMEMFTVEDYSYDELLKEAKEFVGQYIFQSYFMSGQIETSLDYLDDIDFDLSNKREFRNLRGMALLFLNRFEEAEAILTELLKEDQTDMHALSHLTLLYFYTNRHDLYVKFLRHLEVVEPLDEDDRLKVGLVLNFLKKHKEAYQLLYPLYKKKYMVNFQLLHALSQAAYKIGEVEEAEMFWKEMQLYHPLDEIHSPWQKEQAAETLNKIIDEYLQSDDPHKRILGLFRTSIIRPEDVILGSPVWDLIEQFGNFEKMYTAYIFNNFKFKKFDILHEGLEVLSIDYLDRDDILLGWIDAITHIDISELKESGKTYALAFLYVYYNDGFTVETLSEKYQVYPHKLKKAIEDIKQNE from the coding sequence CAAGCGATGAAGAAAAAGCATCACGGATCATATCGTGATGCTTTAAATCTTATGGAGCGAGCGTTAAATGAAAGTAAAGAACGCGAATATGTGAGTGAATATGCGTATATTCTCACGCTACTCGGTGAATACGATAGAGCAGAACAGTTTATAATGACAGAGTTTGCAGCGTCAAATTTTGATACGACATATTACTATGAATTATCTGAGATGAATGTGTTAATCGAAGATGCAAATAAAGGACTGTTATTTGGTATATTGTATGCGGAACTTCATAAAGATGATGATTATTACGACGATTTAATGGAAATGTTTACCGTTGAAGACTATAGTTACGATGAACTCCTAAAGGAAGCGAAAGAATTCGTTGGTCAATATATATTCCAGTCGTACTTTATGAGTGGTCAAATTGAAACATCACTCGATTATTTAGATGATATCGACTTTGACTTATCAAATAAACGTGAATTTAGAAATTTACGTGGGATGGCGTTACTCTTTTTAAATCGATTCGAAGAAGCAGAAGCGATTTTAACAGAGCTATTAAAAGAAGACCAAACAGATATGCATGCGTTAAGTCATTTAACGTTGCTTTATTTTTATACGAATCGTCACGACTTATATGTAAAGTTTTTACGTCATTTAGAAGTCGTCGAACCACTCGACGAAGACGACCGTTTAAAAGTCGGCCTCGTTTTAAACTTTTTAAAAAAGCATAAAGAAGCGTATCAATTACTTTATCCATTATATAAAAAGAAGTATATGGTCAATTTCCAGTTATTACACGCACTCAGTCAAGCCGCGTATAAAATTGGCGAAGTCGAAGAAGCAGAAATGTTTTGGAAAGAGATGCAGCTCTATCACCCACTCGATGAAATTCACAGTCCATGGCAAAAAGAACAAGCGGCTGAAACGTTAAATAAAATTATCGACGAGTATTTACAAAGTGATGATCCACATAAGCGCATACTCGGCTTGTTCCGTACGAGTATTATTCGACCTGAAGATGTCATATTAGGGTCACCCGTATGGGATTTAATTGAACAGTTTGGAAACTTTGAAAAGATGTACACGGCGTATATATTTAACAATTTTAAGTTTAAAAAGTTTGATATATTACATGAAGGACTTGAAGTGTTATCGATTGATTATCTCGATAGAGATGACATTTTACTTGGCTGGATTGACGCGATTACACATATCGACATTAGCGAGTTAAAAGAATCTGGGAAAACATATGCGTTAGCTTTTTTATATGTGTATTATAACGACGGTTTTACAGTAGAAACATTGTCAGAAAAGTATCAGGTTTATCCGCATAAATTAAAAAAAGCAATTGAAGATATTAAGCAGAATGAGTGA